In the Syntrophus gentianae genome, CGTTGCACCGCATTCTCTACGTTAATGTTCTCAACGGTCATTCAGCCATCCGTGTTTTTTGATAGGCCACCATAACACAGATTTTTTAAAGCAGATTTGACGTTCCAGGATGCCCTGTAGGCTGCGGAATAATTTTCAACGCGGACTGGTGCTAAAGAATGCTTTGCAGGTGAATCAAGCGACGCGTGACATCATTGTGGCGCCATTGTAAGGGTAGTTGAATTTCGCACCGATTTCTTGAAGTTCTTGCCAAAAACCGTGTCAAGAACTTTTTTCAAAGAACACAAAATAAATTATGCTGAACAGTTACCTTTATTTTAGCTTTATGAAGTGATGAGTTGCAATATGCTTAAATAGGTCGTTTCGTTAAATGTTGCGACGACGGGTTCTCGCACTTCGTTACAAATGTTTCGAATCCATCGTGATAACTGATGGGGACTGTAACCGTGGGGCCCGGGGGTGCCGGCCCGGTCTCGGCCAGACTGAGAAGGATCATGAGAAAGGTAAAGATCGACTTGGACTTCCGATCCCGGTCATCGATCCAGAACCAGAAACCGCGGTTATTGACGGCGACAAAACTCTCCACTGGTTTTTCCCTGCCGGAATGAACTCGGAGTAAATGAGGAACCTGTCCTTCTCCTTCCCCGATTTCAGGGGATGTGGCATAGGTGCGGCCTTCCGCTGCATGCTCGGTCGGGACATCGATCTGGGAGGCCAGCTCGATGATAATATCCATGATCGAACGGGTCAGGATGGCAATTTCTCCCTCCTGCGTCGGGGCCGCTCCGTAGATGACCTTGAATTCTCCTGATTCGGGTTTCAGGCCCAGCATTCGTCGGGTCTCCATAATTCTCTCCTCGGTTTCCCGATCCGTTTTCCGACGAAAGACGACGATGGCCGTATCCTGTTTGTCCTTCTTCTCAATCCGTGTCCCCACGGCCCCTGATTTCTGAGTCTGCTCCAGCATCCCGAGCAGTTTCCGGAACTGGGGATCCTCGGTGCGGGCAAAGCCTGGCGCCGAGGACTGGTTGTCCATATCATTGATCGACTTGACGCACAGACTGAACAGCGTTCTGACGGGCCAGCCCGCCTGAACCAGGGAGAGCAGGGCATAGGGTGTGATCGGCGTCAGGAGACTCCGGGTAAATTTATCCCCGGTGAGCGGCGCATAGGTGATCGTCGGTTTTTCCCCCCAGGTGGTGGTCCCTCCGACGGCCTGCGCGTTGGCGTTGGGTGGAAAGGACCATCCGGCGGCAAGATTCACCGTGCTCTGAATGCCCACCAGATTGATGACCGAGGTCACATCCATGAAGACCGGCGTGTCGGAGTAGCGGACCTTCACGATATTGAGGAGCATCTGAGTCTTCCAGGACTCGGAAACGGCAACGCTGTAATCGAAACGATCACGGACGATGGCCGGTCCCCCGAGACGGGCGCAGCCCTCCAGAAAAAGCAAAATCACGAGGACAAATAAAATGACAGTTCTCTTCATGGCAGGCGCCTCCTCCGGCTGTATTCAATTTGATGATGCCCATTTTTCCTCTGGAGCAGCACCTTGTAATCCTTCCTATCAGGGTTCAGCTTTTATCCCTCTTCTCCTGCCGTCTCCGAAGCTGGACTCGATTCAACGTCGGCAACCCATACTCCAACCAGTCTGAAAGTAACGGCAAGGACCACTGGACCGATAAAAAGCCCGACGATGCCGAAGGCGACGAGACCACCGATGACGCCGGCAAAGATCAGAAGCAGCGGCAGATCGGCGCCTTTCTTGATGAGAATCGGACGTAGAAAATTGTCAAAAGTGCTGACGAATATGGTCACCACAAGCAATACCGTTCCCCAGATCGTCTGACCGCTCCAGTAAAGCCAGATCACCGAGGGGATAAGAACGAGCCCCGGTCCAAGTTGGGCAATGCAGAGCATGAACATCACCGCTGTCAATATTGCAGCGGCGGGTACTCCGGTAACAGCCAGACCGATGCCGCCAAGGAGAGACTGGATAAGGGCCGTACCTACCACGCCCAGGGCAACGCCCCGGATGGTTCTTGCCGCCAGATCAACGGCTTCCTCGCTGCGATATCCTCCCAATCGGCGCGCAAAGCGAAGAACACCCGTCGAGGCCGTCTCGCCATTGGCATAGCAGATCGCGGCAATGATCACCGTGAGGAGAAGCTGTACCGCGATGATCCCGACGCTTCCCGCCTGGGACAAAAACCAGGTCAGGAGTTTTCCTGCATAGGGAACCAGGCGTGCCGATACCCCTTCCGGTCCCGTCCTGATGCTCTCCCAGGCAGCCGTCAGCTTCGGACCCACGACGGGAAGTCCTGACAACCAGCCCGGCAGAGTCGGCAGGGTCTGAGTCTGAATGGACTTCACCCAGGCAGTGATGTCGTCCGCGTTCTCGATGATGGCGACAATGGCCAGTGAAAAGGGGACGATAAAGAGGATCAGCATGACGATCGTCATGGCTGAAACGGCAAGGCCCCGCTTTTTCCACAGCCAGCCCTCCACCTTCAACATGAACGGCCAGGTGGCCACAACGATCATGACGGCCCAGATGAGCGACAGCAGGAATGGCCTCATGATCCAGAAAGTTGCCGCTATCAGGATCCCGATACATAGAACCTGCAGGGTGATGCGGGTCAGGTCCGATGTCGAAGCTCTATTCATCGTCATTGATACCCTCCTTCCTTCTTTATCTGCTTCTCCGTTGCCAGAAAAGCTTACCGTGCCTGCGAGTTCGACTCGCGAAGCCATTCTTCATGACGGCAGCGAAGAATCGTTATCGCTTGTTCGACGGTATCAACACACTGGGGGATCTTAAAATCTTCTGAGCTGGCAAGCTCAAATTCCGGCCTCAGAAGATACTTTTGTCCCCACTTGATGAATTCCGCCCACATTGGGCCGATCAGAATCAGTGGAGTCCGATCCAGTTTGCGCACTTGAAGAAGTTGCCAGATCATGGCAAGCTCCAGCACCGTTCCGATTCCGCCAGGCACAACAACGAAGGCGTCCGATACCAGAACGAAGTGATGCAGTCTCGAAAAGAAAGTCCGGTGCTCGTAGGATTGGTTAACGAAGGGATTAATTTCCTGCTCGAAGGGCAGATGCACACGGATCCCCACGCTGCGCCCCTGAACGGAAGGACCCGCCAAAGCCGCTCCTTCATTGGCAGCCTCCATCAAACCCGGACCGCCACCGGTAACAATACTGCAGCCCATCCGCCCCAGTTCCGCGGCAAGGTCACGAACCGCACCATAGACCCAGTGTTCACGGGGAATCCTTGCCGATCCGAAAATCGTGACTCGGAAATCCGGCCTTTTGGTCTGCCTTAAACGGGTAAGATTATTGACGACTTCCCATAGTCCCTGCACTGATTGCTGGATAATTTCGATGACCTGCGGTTCGTCATCCAGAGCGATCGAATCGCCTGATTGTGTAATATCGTCATGGCGGTCATCGCCCGCAACTCCTTCAGGTATCTCTTCCATTTTGTTTCCTCTATCTCAATCATCGAATTCAGCCGCGGCAGTCTCCCGTTATCCTCGGAGGAAGGTCTTCAGGGTCTCTTCACCCCCCTTTTTTTCAGAATGAAGCCTCCTTATACGGGATCACCTGGGCAACGGACTACTTATTCCCTCTGTGTTTCTTTGCTTCTTCCCACATCTCGCCAAAGGCCTTTTCCGTCTTCTCGCTCATGACCTGCCAGATTGCCACCGTCTTGAAATAGTCATTATCACCCACATGGAAAAGGGCTTTTTCCTCCGAAGTTACCAGGGGTCCCGCATTGCTCACAACCGGAGAAACACCCTGATTCTTGACAACAGCTGCCTGCGCTTCCGGCGAAAGCTGCAGATTGATCCATTCCTCGCATAGTTTCTTTTTCATGCCCTTCGCCGCCCGTGTGATGCACCAGTAATCAATCCAGGCAGTCCCGCCTTCTCTTGGCGAGGCAATTAACCACTTTCCGCCTTTCTTGTTCGCCTGTGCGGCAGCGAATCCCCAATCGGTGGCAAGGGCTAACTGGGGGAATTCTTCCGGATTTGCCGAGCCATCCCAGAGGCTTTTTGCATTCTGTGCCAGAATATTCAGTTTTTCCTGAATTCTGTTCCGCTCCAGTTTATCGATATCGAATATCTGTTCGTAACGATACCCCAGGGCCAGGGCGGTAATCCAGACATTACATTTGGGAAAGTTATTGTTGATGGTGTATTTTCCTTTATATTGCGGGTCCCAGAGGATGTTCCAGCTCTTTGGGGCTTCCTTGACGACGTCCGTGTTATAATCCAGTCCATAAGGCCCACAGTTGTAAGGCAGGCCATAACGTTTTCCCTTATGGATCAGGGATTGGTCTTTCATGAAAAAGGGAAGAATCTTCCTGGCATTGGGGATGTTTCTCATATCCAGCTCGGCAAGGAGATATCTTCCCTCATGAAAGGCGTAGAATCGTGGTGTTTTTGCTACATCAGCCGGCGGAGAGATAAGGTCGGCAGTACCATCCTTCGCTGCCTTGTAGAATTCATCCTGATCCTTTGGGTAATAGGTTTTAACCTCAACGTCTATCTTATACTTCTTTTTGATCAGGTCTTTAAATTCCTTGACCGTTGCTGCATCCGCATACCCTTCCCAGCATGTGATCCGAATGGTTTCCTGGGCCGCCTGTGACGGTCGAGTTCCGATAAGAAGAATGGCCAGAGAAACGACAACAAACCCAAAAACTATCTTTTTCATGACCTAGCCTCTGCTTTCTATAACGATAACTTGCGTCCTCTCATGATTTCAGCATGGTTACAATCCCTGGCCGGTCCGCATCCTCCACGGTGACGGCCAGGAATTCAAGAGACCTTATATTTTAAAATCGAATGAAATACCCCCATAGAAGAAATCGGAATCCCGGCCATTGAAGCTGCTTGCCTTGATCCGTTCCCGGGCATTCGAGCTCAGAGGAAAGGAATACTGGATCTTGGGTATGATTGAGAAGAAACTGTTCACGGGCACGGTCAAACCTGTCCAGACGTTCCCGTCGTGGAGGTCGGAAAAGTCTTCCGTGGACTTGTTGTTGTAGTAGCTGACCCAACCGCCCATATCCCAGGTCCAGTCCTGATAGATTTTAAATCCGTGGGATACGGATAGACTCGTGTACCAGGCCTCCCCGGTCTCTATTTCCCTGTATACGCTGAGCGTGGGTTTGAGAAGCAGGTCGAGGGCCAGCGTCACGAAGACTTCCTGGTTGGTGGTCGGGCTGTCCCCATTAAAGCCATCCGTGTCATAATAGATCCATCCCACGGTATAATCCAGTTTCAACGGGCTGATCTTGTTGCTGTAGGTCAGCGTCAGATCTGTTTCCTGTATTTTTGTTTCGTCCTCTTTTCCACGTGCCGGATTATTGAAATCGGTGTCGAAATCAACCCACACATTGACGGCAAAGCCCTTGTAACCGACGGTGACACTGGGGAAGATGACCAGGCTGTCCTTGCTCAGTTCGAGACCCCGCCAGACGTACTTACTGTAGAAGGCCGCGTTGAAATTCGCGGTCAGATCTTCAGGGATCGCTTTCATCCCCGGCTTCAGTATCGTTTGCTCAACCGCTTTCTCCGGCGCCGCATCCTGAGCATAGGAATATGTCCCTAAAATTATCCCCAGCATCAACAAGACGATGACAGCAACCCCTTGAACGAACGCCTTCATTTTGTCCTCCCTCGATAGCGCATTTTATGGATTCACAGCGGGGTAGGAGATGGAATCCCCTTCCCACCAGATTTTTGATTGAGGGAAGAATCGTGAAGATTCTTCCCTCTCCTGCACAGGCGGCCGTCTAACATTATGGCGCAGCTCGGCTTCCGAGAAAACATTATCGCCGCGTTTCTCAGCCTAGCCGCCGACTGCTGTCCACGGACTTGCCAACCAGTTCCCGGAGGATCGTGACGGTTTCATGTGCCGCTTCACGAGGCGACAAGGCCGTGTCGGCAATATTGCACACGAGTTTCGTGATGTCGTGATCAATCGACTTATCGCTCCACTTTTTGCCCTTTACCACGGTGATGTAGACCGAATAGGAGTGATGCATGGTCCCGGGCCTTTCACCGATGACGTGCAGAATCCCCCGGAATTCATTGGGATTGGCCTTTTCAAAGAGCAACTCGCCGATCCGATATCCGGCACGGACCCTTCCGCTTGTCACCACGATGTTCTTATCGCTCATCTTAGCGCCGGCCTCTGAAAGCAGCTTTCTGATTTCATCCAGATAGGGGGCAAGGTGACCGTCATCCATAATGGCATCGGCATTCAGGCCGTCGGAGATCACGATCTGGCCTTTGGGAAGATCGGCTCCCCAGGAATTTTTCAGATTCTCCAGTGCTGCAGTCGCTTCAGGACTGAGCTTTTCCCCTGTCTCCGGGTGGGCAATATAGTCATTGCGGTCTTTGGACAAAGTCATGACCGGCACGGCGCCGGGAATGGCCTTGACAAAGTCGGGCTTGAGTTCCGACCAGAGGGATTTCTTGGCATCGTCATACAATGCCTTGACCTTGGCCTCCAACTTGGGATTGAGATCCCAGATATTCTTGCCATGGCCAATGGCCAGATCAACGCCTCTATCTTCCACTTCCTTCATCTTCTTCCGACCCTCGGCATAGATGGCGCTTCGAGTGCGTTTATCCCCTTTGGCAAGGCAGTACTTGTAGTAGACCCAGAGCGGATCGCCGAAATGATTGGTATATTTGTTGTTCTTATCCACGATCTCCAGTCGCTTGTAGAAGTCCCACATGGCGTCGTTGACCTTGTACCCGAATTTCTGCCTCAGCCGGACATGATCCTGGAACGACGTCGAGAGATAGCTCAACATGGGGTCATTCTTGGTG is a window encoding:
- the ydiK gene encoding AI-2E family transporter YdiK, with the protein product MTMNRASTSDLTRITLQVLCIGILIAATFWIMRPFLLSLIWAVMIVVATWPFMLKVEGWLWKKRGLAVSAMTIVMLILFIVPFSLAIVAIIENADDITAWVKSIQTQTLPTLPGWLSGLPVVGPKLTAAWESIRTGPEGVSARLVPYAGKLLTWFLSQAGSVGIIAVQLLLTVIIAAICYANGETASTGVLRFARRLGGYRSEEAVDLAARTIRGVALGVVGTALIQSLLGGIGLAVTGVPAAAILTAVMFMLCIAQLGPGLVLIPSVIWLYWSGQTIWGTVLLVVTIFVSTFDNFLRPILIKKGADLPLLLIFAGVIGGLVAFGIVGLFIGPVVLAVTFRLVGVWVADVESSPASETAGEEG
- a CDS encoding LOG family protein, producing the protein MEEIPEGVAGDDRHDDITQSGDSIALDDEPQVIEIIQQSVQGLWEVVNNLTRLRQTKRPDFRVTIFGSARIPREHWVYGAVRDLAAELGRMGCSIVTGGGPGLMEAANEGAALAGPSVQGRSVGIRVHLPFEQEINPFVNQSYEHRTFFSRLHHFVLVSDAFVVVPGGIGTVLELAMIWQLLQVRKLDRTPLILIGPMWAEFIKWGQKYLLRPEFELASSEDFKIPQCVDTVEQAITILRCRHEEWLRESNSQAR
- a CDS encoding ABC transporter substrate-binding protein; amino-acid sequence: MKKIVFGFVVVSLAILLIGTRPSQAAQETIRITCWEGYADAATVKEFKDLIKKKYKIDVEVKTYYPKDQDEFYKAAKDGTADLISPPADVAKTPRFYAFHEGRYLLAELDMRNIPNARKILPFFMKDQSLIHKGKRYGLPYNCGPYGLDYNTDVVKEAPKSWNILWDPQYKGKYTINNNFPKCNVWITALALGYRYEQIFDIDKLERNRIQEKLNILAQNAKSLWDGSANPEEFPQLALATDWGFAAAQANKKGGKWLIASPREGGTAWIDYWCITRAAKGMKKKLCEEWINLQLSPEAQAAVVKNQGVSPVVSNAGPLVTSEEKALFHVGDNDYFKTVAIWQVMSEKTEKAFGEMWEEAKKHRGNK